The Pseudoalteromonas spongiae UST010723-006 genome window below encodes:
- a CDS encoding glycosyltransferase — MNNIIQLIQHPQVGGLEKMAFGLCCSEITNSKMFLVAMEGTKKGAIKAWPQLEELNNFYCLNKAPGVSWQTVKKLVALIDKFDINVIHSHHIGPMLYASLAKMLRPKIQHIHTLHDAWYLTDFKYRMFTKAIGKCTPITIVADAKAVAELAQKQAKIKPDHVVHNGIDTDYFTPISRYSARNKLGLPHNYTLIGCAARVEEGKGHKSMLRTLTTLPYKVHMVFAGSGSQLEKMKAYAEQLGVADRVYWLGCVSDMPSFYSAIDVFCLYSEREGLPLSILEAMACNRPVVASDVGGISEVVNTPHGFVLPINEEQLLAPNLIKALSLNYGTRIRQYALSQATLKVMANRYNKIYQHAMV, encoded by the coding sequence ACCCACAAGTGGGCGGGCTTGAAAAAATGGCATTTGGCCTGTGCTGTAGTGAAATAACAAATTCAAAAATGTTTTTAGTAGCGATGGAAGGCACTAAAAAAGGGGCGATTAAAGCATGGCCTCAGCTGGAAGAATTAAACAACTTTTACTGTTTAAATAAAGCGCCGGGCGTGAGTTGGCAAACAGTTAAAAAGCTCGTTGCTCTTATTGATAAGTTTGATATTAACGTAATTCACAGCCACCATATTGGCCCCATGTTGTACGCCAGTTTAGCCAAAATGCTAAGACCCAAAATACAGCATATTCATACCTTGCATGATGCGTGGTATTTAACGGATTTCAAATACCGTATGTTCACTAAAGCGATTGGCAAATGTACTCCAATTACTATAGTGGCAGATGCAAAAGCGGTCGCAGAGCTTGCTCAAAAACAGGCCAAAATTAAGCCAGATCATGTGGTGCACAATGGTATTGATACAGACTACTTTACGCCAATCTCACGTTACAGCGCTCGTAACAAATTAGGGCTACCACATAATTACACGCTAATTGGCTGTGCCGCCCGTGTTGAAGAGGGCAAAGGTCATAAGTCCATGTTGCGAACGCTCACAACACTCCCTTATAAGGTACATATGGTGTTTGCCGGTAGCGGCAGTCAACTTGAGAAAATGAAAGCGTATGCGGAACAACTTGGTGTTGCGGATAGGGTTTACTGGCTTGGGTGTGTATCAGATATGCCAAGTTTTTACTCGGCCATTGATGTGTTTTGCTTGTACTCAGAGCGGGAAGGGTTACCACTATCGATTTTAGAAGCGATGGCTTGTAATCGCCCCGTCGTTGCCAGTGATGTGGGGGGAATTAGCGAAGTTGTAAATACACCACATGGGTTTGTATTACCTATAAATGAAGAACAGTTACTTGCTCCAAATTTAATAAAAGCACTTTCACTGAATTATGGCACTCGTATTCGTCAATATGCGTTATCACAAGCAACACTAAAAGTGATGGCAAATCGTTATAACAAAATCTATCAACACGCGATGGTATAA
- a CDS encoding sugar transferase — protein sequence MLWFIIIFVAVLFVYHHFIYPKLLAILAAKTPRKVIDGTPLSHRETPSIGVFIAAYNEANYIEEKLHNLASQLYPNDKMGIHIVGDGCTDATADVVKRVSAHLHDQFIYCTYDEIAVNAGKVNALNTLIKRYRDEYDIIVFTDVSALMSVNCLEQVAKSMVNKDIVAVSGNYLPNSSAHGCLDKYWQYQNAVRRLEGQLGAVNGFAGAMFAMRAEKVTPLLSNTINDDFVQLVSALGKEQCASFNDEIAIIECEQDNQTQDFSRRIRIGAGNWQQLNTIFKRVNQFSLAQIFSFFSNKVLRGVMPVMLFSAFAALTMLAVLGDIAAQLLLGSMLLINLIGVIKAMFKWHTDLPLIDSVNYVITSYLAGLIGIVSLSRYKTAWRRVSSSNPGVSMIAFCKRSIDIIGAVVGLTLFSPIILLAGIAIKLDSKGGVIYKQLRVGRINEDRTDLIYVYKLRSMRFDAEKATGAVWAQGNDPRITRVGRFLRKTRIDELPQFWNVLRGDMSLIGPRPERPSFYTKLEREIPYFIQRTYGIKPGISGLAQVMNGYDESVEDVRNKIAWDYSYVLSMSRFSTWLKMECDILFKTIKVVVLGKGQ from the coding sequence ATGCTTTGGTTTATCATAATATTTGTTGCTGTTTTATTTGTTTATCATCATTTTATTTATCCAAAGTTGCTGGCGATATTGGCTGCAAAAACGCCACGAAAAGTGATTGACGGCACGCCGCTTAGCCATCGAGAAACGCCATCAATTGGGGTTTTTATCGCGGCATACAATGAAGCAAATTACATCGAAGAAAAGCTGCATAATTTAGCGTCGCAGCTTTATCCAAATGATAAAATGGGTATTCACATTGTCGGTGATGGCTGTACTGATGCAACTGCTGATGTTGTTAAACGTGTTAGCGCGCATCTACATGATCAATTTATTTATTGCACATACGATGAGATTGCTGTTAACGCGGGCAAAGTAAACGCGCTCAATACACTAATAAAACGTTATCGCGATGAGTACGATATAATTGTGTTTACAGATGTCAGTGCATTGATGAGTGTAAATTGCCTTGAGCAAGTGGCTAAATCAATGGTTAATAAAGACATTGTTGCTGTTTCAGGTAACTATTTACCAAATAGTTCTGCTCATGGCTGTTTAGATAAATATTGGCAATACCAAAACGCCGTGCGTCGACTAGAAGGGCAGCTTGGTGCAGTAAACGGGTTCGCAGGTGCCATGTTTGCTATGCGTGCAGAAAAAGTAACACCACTTTTATCAAACACTATTAACGATGACTTTGTGCAGTTGGTATCAGCGCTTGGCAAAGAGCAGTGTGCCAGTTTCAACGATGAAATTGCCATAATCGAATGCGAACAAGACAATCAAACACAAGATTTCAGCCGTCGTATTCGCATCGGTGCAGGAAATTGGCAGCAATTAAACACTATATTTAAGCGCGTAAACCAGTTTAGTTTGGCGCAAATTTTCAGCTTTTTTTCTAACAAAGTACTGCGTGGAGTAATGCCCGTAATGCTGTTTAGCGCATTTGCCGCATTAACTATGTTAGCTGTTTTAGGTGATATCGCGGCGCAGCTACTGCTGGGCAGTATGCTGCTTATAAACCTAATTGGGGTGATAAAAGCGATGTTTAAATGGCATACAGACTTGCCATTAATTGATTCTGTAAACTATGTAATCACCAGTTACCTAGCGGGCTTAATTGGCATTGTGTCACTGTCTCGATACAAAACAGCTTGGCGCAGAGTGTCGTCATCTAATCCGGGAGTTTCAATGATTGCGTTTTGCAAACGCAGTATTGATATTATCGGTGCAGTGGTTGGTTTAACCTTATTCTCGCCAATTATATTGCTTGCTGGTATTGCAATTAAACTTGATTCAAAAGGAGGCGTAATTTACAAGCAATTACGTGTCGGGCGGATTAACGAAGATAGAACCGATTTAATTTACGTTTACAAGCTGCGTAGCATGCGTTTTGACGCCGAAAAAGCAACAGGTGCCGTTTGGGCACAAGGTAACGATCCTCGCATTACGCGTGTTGGTCGCTTTTTAAGAAAAACGCGCATTGATGAATTACCACAGTTTTGGAATGTACTTAGAGGTGATATGTCGCTAATTGGCCCGCGTCCAGAACGCCCTAGCTTTTACACTAAATTAGAACGTGAAATTCCGTATTTTATTCAGCGTACCTATGGTATTAAGCCAGGTATTTCGGGGCTTGCTCAAGTGATGAATGGCTATGATGAAAGCGTGGAAGATGTACGCAATAAAATTGCGTGGGATTATTCGTACGTATTATCAATGTCGCGCTTTTCAACTTGGCTTAAAATGGAATGTGATATCTTATTCAAAACCATTAAGGTAGTGGTACTTGGTAAAGGACAATAG
- a CDS encoding STAS domain-containing protein yields the protein MNNLLPTKEQNNTLTVELPHDFSGLNVDKYREHFECFAATQHDSVVLDFGNTEFIDSSGIGAMVFLFKRIEQRGIPMSLLDVSGQPEKLMKLLRVDATIPFISSTETA from the coding sequence ATGAACAACTTACTTCCCACTAAAGAGCAAAACAACACGTTAACGGTTGAGCTTCCGCATGACTTTTCGGGCTTAAATGTAGATAAATATCGCGAGCATTTTGAGTGTTTTGCTGCGACACAGCATGATTCAGTAGTGCTTGATTTTGGCAATACCGAATTTATCGATTCATCAGGTATTGGTGCCATGGTGTTTTTGTTTAAACGCATTGAACAGCGCGGTATTCCAATGTCTTTACTTGATGTGTCAGGTCAACCGGAAAAGCTAATGAAGCTGTTACGTGTTGACGCAACCATTCCATTTATTAGCTCTACAGAAACTGCTTAA
- a CDS encoding OmpA family protein, with amino-acid sequence MDKLLPIACIIGVCSGCSTWPEEGRGGWAEQYHPDAPQSTNGFENALPFQVMNEFEHLSLKLDWLKSRGIKNCMPGQLYQAELMLTRINRTLAAEMYSQAQLDMRTFYHQLQQLENHFERVISNTHCIADTRKNDSMLFEKLENLLNSDNQFAFDSFEVTPKYRVRLAQSAELLKMSPATKILLVGHTDQRGSKVSNFELAYKRAESVKSWLTLYGVNPEQVNTLAQGAQVPFSNEGESVQKQHSDRRVNAYILANSAKAAELTKVKPLSEWTSALEDKE; translated from the coding sequence ATGGATAAGTTACTGCCTATCGCATGTATTATCGGTGTGTGCTCTGGTTGTTCCACGTGGCCTGAAGAAGGTCGCGGCGGTTGGGCAGAGCAATATCATCCAGATGCCCCGCAAAGCACTAATGGCTTTGAGAATGCCTTACCATTTCAGGTGATGAACGAGTTCGAGCACCTTTCACTGAAACTTGATTGGCTAAAAAGTCGTGGTATCAAAAACTGTATGCCGGGGCAGTTATATCAAGCCGAGTTAATGTTGACACGAATCAACCGCACATTAGCTGCTGAGATGTATTCGCAAGCGCAATTAGATATGCGTACTTTCTACCATCAGTTACAGCAGTTAGAGAATCACTTTGAGCGCGTGATCAGTAATACACATTGCATTGCGGATACGCGAAAAAACGATTCAATGTTGTTTGAAAAGTTGGAAAACTTGCTTAATAGCGACAACCAATTTGCGTTTGATAGTTTCGAAGTAACACCTAAGTATCGCGTGCGATTGGCGCAAAGCGCTGAGCTGCTTAAAATGTCGCCTGCTACCAAAATTTTGTTAGTTGGACACACAGATCAACGTGGCAGCAAAGTGAGTAACTTTGAATTGGCGTATAAACGCGCTGAAAGCGTTAAAAGTTGGCTTACCCTTTACGGTGTCAATCCCGAACAGGTCAATACGTTAGCGCAAGGTGCACAAGTACCATTTAGTAACGAGGGTGAATCAGTACAAAAGCAGCATTCAGACCGCCGTGTAAATGCGTATATTCTTGCAAATTCTGCAAAAGCCGCAGAGCTCACTAAAGTAAAGCCTTTGTCCGAGTGGACAAGTGCTTTGGAAGATAAGGAGTGA
- a CDS encoding SLBB domain-containing protein produces MKSIIYLLLMCWLVSFSLHANDDEAVIEVGNKVYFNVPGEVEFESTFEVDDKGFVELPEIGKVKLAGKTPKRAESEVKLKLAGVYKALGKFYLEVRSRDLLVTVLGYVNNPSQVSIPANGNIQMVIAKADGIKPGAQLNKLQIRRDKNTTTFDYKAYLDSGDIALLPKLRSGDTVFVPVSPLLGNVQIDFDAQTLSSAGDADGQGQAVTLFGELHSPGSFSYKPDMNIIDALMRAEGVTRYADVTKIRVIQNNTPTIFDLKQYLDSGDTSLLPKIGAGTTIFVPIMVDDVNTTARTVYIMGEVQKPGAYEASNQIGFLDILANAGGPTRFAETRQIKILTPAGKNTLFDLQAYSEGYQSMSIPEIAPGDVIFVPEKTDLNEKSWLKVAPTRAVKIMGAIHHPGRYEWSDEMDFTDLFAHAGGPTKGANVNDIKIIRQGQLLQRFSLDEYANSDSDSYPLPTIIAGDTIIVEELPHDPKDNKSQWVRQDAKSSIYVLGQVGAPGRYAFDKSLHFLDIISAADGPTDDADLRNIRITHRNGTQSRVSKLNLALYFETGDETLFPRVLPGDTIFVPEKSKDWLRQPKDQVVRVMGAIKQPGRYSFDDSMSLLDVLAEAGGPSSNALISKIVVINHGCCKEQSRRFDLEKFIKQPNSANIPLLRAGDTVYIPDQGQDFTQRAKDSLIDILTIVAIAVGL; encoded by the coding sequence ATGAAATCAATCATCTATTTATTGCTAATGTGTTGGTTAGTAAGCTTTTCGCTCCATGCCAATGATGACGAGGCGGTGATTGAAGTAGGTAACAAAGTCTACTTCAATGTACCGGGGGAAGTTGAATTTGAGAGCACCTTTGAAGTTGATGATAAAGGATTTGTTGAACTGCCTGAAATTGGCAAGGTAAAACTTGCAGGTAAAACGCCTAAACGTGCTGAATCAGAAGTGAAACTTAAGCTTGCTGGTGTGTACAAAGCGCTCGGTAAGTTTTATTTAGAAGTGCGTTCACGCGACTTACTGGTTACGGTACTTGGTTATGTAAACAATCCGTCGCAAGTAAGTATTCCAGCTAATGGTAATATTCAAATGGTGATAGCGAAAGCCGATGGCATTAAACCAGGTGCCCAGCTGAATAAATTACAAATTCGCCGTGATAAAAACACTACTACGTTCGATTACAAAGCCTATCTCGATAGCGGTGATATTGCTTTGTTACCTAAATTACGTTCGGGCGATACCGTATTTGTACCTGTGTCACCACTTTTGGGTAATGTGCAAATTGACTTTGATGCTCAAACACTTTCAAGCGCAGGTGATGCCGACGGTCAAGGCCAAGCTGTAACTTTATTTGGTGAATTACATAGCCCTGGCAGTTTTTCGTATAAACCAGACATGAATATTATCGATGCATTAATGCGTGCTGAGGGCGTTACGCGTTATGCTGATGTGACTAAAATTCGCGTTATTCAAAATAACACGCCAACTATCTTTGATTTGAAGCAATACTTGGATTCAGGCGATACCAGCTTGTTACCAAAAATTGGCGCTGGCACCACGATTTTTGTGCCGATTATGGTAGATGATGTCAACACCACAGCACGTACCGTTTACATTATGGGTGAAGTGCAAAAGCCGGGTGCTTATGAGGCGAGCAATCAAATTGGCTTTTTAGATATCCTGGCAAATGCAGGCGGCCCAACGCGTTTTGCTGAAACTCGTCAGATTAAAATTTTAACGCCAGCTGGCAAGAACACGCTGTTTGATCTGCAAGCTTACAGCGAAGGCTACCAGTCTATGTCGATCCCTGAAATTGCGCCTGGTGATGTGATTTTTGTTCCCGAGAAAACCGATTTAAATGAAAAAAGCTGGCTTAAAGTAGCGCCGACTCGTGCAGTTAAAATTATGGGCGCAATCCATCATCCTGGTCGTTACGAGTGGAGTGACGAAATGGACTTTACCGATTTATTTGCACATGCGGGAGGCCCGACAAAAGGTGCTAATGTGAACGATATTAAGATCATTCGCCAAGGTCAGCTATTACAGCGTTTTAGTTTGGATGAATATGCCAATAGCGACAGTGATAGCTACCCACTACCAACCATTATTGCTGGCGATACCATCATTGTTGAAGAACTGCCACACGATCCAAAAGACAACAAGTCGCAGTGGGTGCGTCAAGATGCAAAAAGCTCTATTTATGTATTGGGGCAGGTTGGCGCGCCGGGTCGTTATGCATTTGATAAGTCACTACATTTTCTTGATATTATCTCAGCAGCTGATGGTCCTACGGATGATGCTGACTTGCGCAATATTCGCATTACTCACCGTAACGGCACACAATCACGCGTGAGCAAACTTAACTTAGCGCTATACTTTGAAACAGGTGATGAAACTTTATTCCCAAGAGTACTACCAGGCGATACGATTTTTGTTCCAGAAAAAAGTAAAGATTGGTTACGTCAACCTAAAGATCAGGTAGTGCGTGTTATGGGGGCCATCAAGCAACCTGGTCGCTATAGCTTTGATGACTCCATGTCACTGCTTGATGTATTAGCCGAAGCCGGTGGTCCGTCATCGAATGCGCTTATCAGTAAAATTGTGGTGATTAATCATGGCTGTTGTAAAGAACAATCGCGCCGTTTCGACTTAGAGAAGTTTATTAAACAGCCAAATTCGGCGAATATCCCGTTATTGCGCGCAGGCGACACGGTATATATTCCAGATCAAGGACAAGATTTTACCCAGCGAGCGAAAGATTCACTCATTGATATTTTAACTATTGTGGCTATTGCGGTGGGCTTATGA
- a CDS encoding AAA family ATPase → MKIIPKQYQELELIFESINSENARCIAFASPNGNSGATSLAISVAKRLSGRNERVLVIDLNTCNPLTDNDLISMPNALARWSFGDISCQLNAQSIDDFYFLSITQLQDLALVREKDVFDMAVLMLKQEFDYILFDMSPICKRNHANFPLHLLMSVTDLLLLDIALGHTTQETLDTVISELKSAHCKRFEIVVSQMYMPPLGERLIDSINRRFRRLPKVKHRLINLVNRQKWLFQGV, encoded by the coding sequence ATGAAAATTATTCCAAAACAGTATCAAGAGCTTGAGCTTATTTTTGAATCTATCAATAGTGAAAACGCGCGTTGTATAGCATTTGCATCACCTAACGGAAACTCGGGCGCCACCTCTTTGGCCATTAGTGTGGCTAAGCGTTTGAGTGGGCGCAATGAACGCGTTTTAGTGATTGATTTAAACACCTGTAATCCGCTTACTGATAATGACTTAATTAGCATGCCAAATGCGCTTGCTAGGTGGTCATTTGGTGATATTAGCTGTCAGTTGAATGCGCAATCAATTGATGATTTTTACTTTTTAAGCATTACGCAACTGCAAGACTTAGCGCTAGTGCGCGAGAAAGACGTGTTCGATATGGCGGTTTTGATGTTGAAACAAGAATTCGACTATATTTTGTTTGATATGTCGCCAATTTGTAAGCGTAATCATGCGAATTTCCCACTACATTTATTAATGTCGGTGACCGACTTATTGTTATTAGATATTGCACTTGGCCATACGACTCAAGAAACATTAGATACGGTAATTAGTGAATTAAAATCGGCTCACTGCAAGCGCTTTGAAATTGTGGTGAGTCAAATGTATATGCCACCGCTCGGAGAGCGTTTGATTGACAGCATTAATCGCCGCTTTCGACGATTACCTAAAGTGAAACATCGTCTGATCAATTTAGTTAATCGCCAAAAGTGGTTGTTCCAAGGGGTGTAA
- a CDS encoding SpoIIE family protein phosphatase has translation MNVLFYRRFNLIWSTLHSVREILLTLLATMDVENDDIDNTGLVVTEYLTNLIRHSEGEDEAVTLVIGRTLNSIKIELIDPTSYFHPTTSKAQHTDLADGELREGGMGLALIEHYFPDFRYFEKHGKNHFSFALPLKKVKNRVVIIDDEHASLQLVNAYLERDYDCHAFTDEQQAYQYLMAHNVDLLLIDMNLNAMLADEFISNIKQLSHLNNIGIVVISGDGSRETMLKAHLCGVDDYLVKPVKKEQLEIVCERVKSRCVSRSVNISKGELAAHKDQFKLGALSAISFGNVAAGSGGDVLVSVNKEHHSYVFFGDVMGHGESANRVALQLKGYVLGLLNCPFESLADFVNGLAKSLPNQDFMQQSLVTFIALEISERHISLVNAGHPLPVELSQQQTVTNIGNSQPLLGLDRDYEYHSECYQLEHGHSLVMATDGLFENHENCFELQQLVDAINTANISAIGTDLSQLWYKCLPRLSKEIDDSSLLVLN, from the coding sequence ATGAATGTATTGTTTTACAGGCGCTTTAACTTAATTTGGTCGACCTTACATTCAGTGCGTGAAATTTTACTCACCTTGCTTGCAACCATGGATGTTGAAAACGATGATATTGATAATACTGGCCTTGTTGTCACCGAATATTTAACAAATCTTATTCGCCACAGTGAAGGGGAAGACGAAGCGGTTACCTTAGTCATAGGGCGCACGCTCAACAGTATTAAAATTGAGTTAATCGATCCAACAAGCTATTTTCACCCAACGACCTCAAAAGCCCAACATACTGACCTAGCAGATGGCGAACTGCGCGAGGGTGGAATGGGGCTTGCATTAATCGAACATTATTTTCCTGATTTCCGTTATTTTGAAAAACACGGTAAAAATCACTTTAGCTTTGCTTTACCGCTTAAGAAAGTGAAAAACCGTGTTGTGATTATTGATGATGAACACGCCAGCTTACAGTTAGTAAACGCCTATTTAGAGCGTGATTATGACTGTCACGCCTTTACGGATGAACAGCAAGCGTACCAATATTTAATGGCGCATAACGTTGATTTGCTATTAATTGATATGAACTTAAATGCCATGTTGGCCGATGAATTTATCTCTAATATTAAACAGCTAAGTCACCTAAACAATATTGGTATTGTGGTGATTTCGGGCGATGGTAGTCGAGAGACCATGCTAAAGGCCCATTTATGTGGTGTTGATGATTATTTAGTTAAGCCTGTAAAAAAAGAGCAATTAGAAATTGTTTGTGAGCGAGTTAAAAGCCGTTGTGTCTCGCGTTCGGTTAATATTTCAAAAGGCGAGTTGGCAGCCCATAAAGACCAATTTAAGCTCGGAGCGCTATCGGCAATTTCATTTGGCAATGTTGCTGCGGGTAGTGGCGGTGATGTGTTAGTTTCGGTAAACAAAGAACATCACAGCTATGTGTTCTTTGGCGATGTTATGGGTCATGGCGAAAGTGCAAACCGCGTTGCGCTGCAATTAAAAGGGTACGTACTGGGTTTGCTTAACTGCCCATTTGAGTCACTTGCTGATTTTGTTAACGGTTTGGCAAAGAGCTTACCTAACCAAGATTTTATGCAGCAGAGCCTCGTCACCTTTATCGCACTGGAAATTAGCGAACGGCATATTTCACTTGTAAACGCGGGGCATCCGCTACCGGTTGAATTATCACAGCAGCAGACAGTTACAAATATCGGCAACAGCCAACCCTTACTTGGGCTCGACCGAGACTATGAATATCACAGCGAGTGTTATCAACTTGAGCACGGTCATTCACTGGTAATGGCGACCGATGGTTTGTTTGAAAACCATGAAAATTGCTTTGAGCTGCAGCAGCTAGTTGATGCTATTAACACTGCTAATATTAGCGCAATAGGCACTGATTTAAGTCAACTTTGGTATAAATGTTTGCCAAGATTATCAAAAGAAATTGACGATTCGTCTCTACTAGTACTTAATTAG
- a CDS encoding sigma-54-dependent transcriptional regulator, whose product MPNKILIVEDTESLALLYQSYLIPTGMHSDVAYTGQEALDYLASNKPDLIMLDVMLPDMSGMDILAQLPVNDRPKVVVLTAHASKEMAVDAIRYGAADFIEKPVDAERFRITVNNALKLNSLSETVEKYQSRFENGRFCELIGSSAPMQSVYQIINNAANSKATVFITGESGTGKELCARAVHQCSERSKKPFIAINCAAIPKDLIESEIFGHVKGAFTGATNSREGAAGMADGGTLFLDELCEMDLNLQSKLLRFIQTGCFQKVGSEQQQQVDVRFVCATNRDPWLEVQAGRFREDLYYRLYVIPVQLPPLRQRGTDVIQIAEALFSRIAKEEGQTFEGLSDDAKQHLMAYSWPGNVRQLENMIRNTVVLNNQPWIEKRMFPPFPQSSMSTEPIVAAQPMANMTPQSTAASIETTNLLRSSDIEPLWIVEKRYIEKAIASCNDNVPKAAALLDISPSTIYRKMKTWEQMEEQGVIS is encoded by the coding sequence ATGCCAAATAAGATCTTAATTGTCGAAGATACGGAATCGTTAGCGTTGTTGTACCAGTCATACCTTATTCCCACTGGCATGCACAGCGATGTAGCGTACACAGGACAAGAGGCCTTAGATTATTTAGCAAGCAACAAACCTGATCTGATCATGCTAGATGTTATGCTGCCCGATATGAGTGGTATGGACATTTTAGCGCAACTGCCCGTTAACGATAGACCAAAAGTAGTGGTACTAACCGCCCATGCGAGTAAAGAAATGGCGGTTGATGCTATTCGCTACGGCGCCGCCGATTTTATTGAAAAGCCCGTCGATGCTGAGCGTTTTCGCATCACAGTTAATAACGCATTAAAACTTAACTCGCTAAGTGAAACGGTTGAAAAATACCAATCACGTTTTGAAAATGGGCGATTTTGTGAACTGATTGGTAGCTCAGCGCCAATGCAATCTGTTTATCAAATCATCAACAATGCCGCTAATAGTAAAGCGACGGTATTTATCACAGGTGAAAGTGGCACCGGTAAAGAGCTGTGCGCGCGCGCGGTGCATCAATGCAGTGAGCGCAGTAAAAAACCATTTATCGCGATAAATTGCGCGGCCATTCCAAAAGATTTGATTGAAAGTGAAATTTTTGGTCATGTAAAAGGCGCGTTTACCGGTGCAACAAACTCTCGTGAAGGTGCCGCAGGCATGGCCGACGGTGGCACCCTGTTTCTTGATGAGTTGTGTGAAATGGATCTCAATTTACAAAGTAAGTTACTGCGTTTTATTCAAACGGGCTGTTTTCAAAAGGTTGGCAGTGAGCAACAACAGCAGGTTGATGTACGATTTGTCTGCGCAACCAATCGCGACCCATGGCTTGAAGTGCAAGCAGGGCGTTTTCGCGAAGACTTGTATTATCGACTTTATGTGATCCCTGTTCAGTTGCCGCCACTGCGTCAGCGCGGTACCGATGTGATTCAAATAGCCGAGGCGTTGTTTTCACGTATTGCTAAAGAAGAAGGCCAAACGTTCGAAGGGTTAAGTGATGACGCCAAACAACATTTAATGGCCTACAGTTGGCCTGGCAATGTGCGTCAGCTTGAAAATATGATCCGCAACACCGTGGTATTGAATAACCAACCGTGGATAGAAAAGCGCATGTTTCCGCCATTTCCACAAAGTAGTATGTCAACAGAGCCTATAGTTGCTGCGCAGCCAATGGCAAATATGACGCCGCAATCAACTGCCGCGAGTATCGAAACCACTAACCTGTTACGCAGCTCCGATATTGAACCTTTGTGGATAGTTGAAAAGCGTTATATCGAAAAAGCGATAGCTTCGTGTAACGATAATGTGCCAAAAGCCGCAGCGCTTTTAGATATTAGCCCTTCCACCATCTACCGAAAAATGAAAACTTGGGAGCAAATGGAAGAGCAAGGTGTTATTAGTTAA
- a CDS encoding glycosyltransferase family 4 protein, protein MRNLVLFLDSSLFGGIESHIVELVKLMQRNNVPVSVLFYQDHHNMQLYKLLEALNCTYQCLDGKPLSLHQYLKQHSNTVLHTHGYKAGIIGRLTCKVTGNLCISTYHAGEKGAGRVRLYNWLDHLTSGFSQNLVVAQHLKNTVKNSEFIANFIVPNNPKLKQPNSVLNIAFVGRLSYEKGPDRFVALAQHFTQQPRLQFHVYGDGDMASELKRNAPKNIQFHGHQSDKSLWQSIDVLVICSREEGLPMVLLEAMDNKIVCIANRVGAIDSVIAHNQTGLLTDDQSHVALVNRLKTLLFMSQQERNYLIKNATSKLHRFYSGREQFTQLSKLYFKP, encoded by the coding sequence ATGCGAAATCTTGTGCTCTTCTTAGATTCTAGCCTATTTGGCGGCATTGAATCGCATATTGTTGAATTAGTGAAACTAATGCAGCGTAACAACGTACCTGTGTCAGTACTGTTTTACCAAGACCATCACAATATGCAACTCTATAAATTACTTGAAGCCTTAAATTGCACTTACCAATGTTTAGATGGCAAACCACTTAGCTTGCATCAATATTTAAAACAGCACAGCAACACAGTGTTGCATACCCATGGTTACAAAGCGGGCATTATTGGTCGACTTACTTGCAAAGTAACCGGAAACTTATGTATTTCAACATATCATGCCGGTGAAAAAGGCGCAGGCCGAGTAAGGCTATACAATTGGCTTGATCATCTCACCAGTGGCTTTTCGCAAAATCTAGTTGTTGCCCAACATCTTAAAAACACGGTTAAAAACAGTGAATTTATTGCTAATTTTATCGTGCCAAACAACCCTAAACTTAAACAGCCCAATAGCGTACTGAATATTGCCTTTGTTGGCCGGCTATCATATGAAAAAGGACCTGACCGTTTTGTCGCGCTGGCGCAGCATTTCACTCAGCAACCGCGTTTACAATTTCATGTCTATGGTGACGGCGATATGGCGTCTGAGCTTAAACGTAATGCACCAAAGAACATACAGTTTCACGGTCATCAAAGTGATAAGTCACTTTGGCAATCAATTGATGTATTAGTTATTTGTTCACGTGAAGAAGGGTTACCAATGGTGCTGTTAGAAGCCATGGACAATAAAATAGTGTGCATTGCTAACCGAGTAGGTGCCATCGACAGCGTAATTGCCCATAATCAAACCGGGCTGTTAACCGATGATCAAAGCCATGTCGCACTAGTTAACCGCTTAAAAACATTGTTATTTATGTCTCAGCAAGAACGCAATTACTTAATTAAAAATGCCACCAGCAAATTGCACCGATTTTACTCAGGCCGCGAGCAATTTACTCAACTCAGTAAACTGTATTTCAAACCTTAA